The sequence AGGTGTCGGCCCGCTCGGGAACCATCACGCCAAACTCCAGCGAACCGAACCGGGTCCGCGTCTGATCGTTGGCTTGCAGGAAAGTCTTGATCTCCTGGTCGATCGAGTGTCCGCTCGACCAGCCGGCGGGCGTGTGCGAGCCACCTTGGATGTTGCCGGGGAACAACTCGATGCCGGTCAGCAAGCAGCCGATGCCGCGCATATGGTTGTCGCCGTCGCCGTGGACCTTGTCGCACACGCCGTTGAGCGTCAGCACGCGATCCTTGTATGGGGCCAACGGCGTAAGAATCTCCTTCAGCTCCAGCGACTCGTCATCCTTCACGTCGGGCCAGAAGTTTTTGGGAATCGTCCCGTTCGGGCTGAACAGCACGATCAAGCGCTGCTTGCGGCGCGACTGGTTGGCGAAGCCCAGGCTCGGCAGATTCAGCAAGAACGGCATGGCCGCGGCACTGAGCCCCAGTTGACGCATGAAATGGCGACGGTCGGTCGTACGTGGCACGTTGACTCTCCGAGGAACCGGGAAACTTCCCAACTTATTATCGACCTTTAGCCCCCGGTTAATGACCGGGGGCCATGTGGCAAACATCCAAAAGACTTCCAACCGCGATCAAGTCAGCTACTTCTCGCTCTTCGCAATCTTCTCGGCCGGCGGCGGCAACGACGCCTCGGCCGCGATTTCGATCAACAGCTTGCGAATGTTGAACTTCTGGTCGTGGAACGACTTTTCCAGCTTCGACAGCTCGGTCGGCCCAAAGGCGTTGATCGGCTGCTTGATCATGAAGTGGAACAACTGCTCGACGAACGCTTCGTGCGTCTCGTCGCTAGCCGCCAGGTACTTGGCCAGGTCGCGCACGTTGTTGAACTTGACCATGTCCCCCCCGCGCGTCTGGTACGCGCCGGTGGCGTCGACCGGCTTGCCCTGTTCCACCTTGCGAAACCGGCCAATCGCGTCGTAGTTCTCGAACGCGAAGCCCAGCGGATTGATCATCCGGTGGCACGATTGGCACGATTCGGCCTTGGTCTGCAAGATCACCCGTTGCCGCGTGGTCAGATCGGCGTGCAGCTCGGGGGCCAGCGGCGCGACGGCCTCTGGGGGTGGACGCAACGAACGCCCCAGCACGCTGCGGGCCACGAACACGCCGCGGTGAATCGGCGAGCTGGTCGAAGTATACGCAAAGCCCGCCATCAAATACGGGTGCGTCAGCACGCCGGCGCGCTGGGCCCCCGACTGGTTCACCTTTTCAAAGTCCGCGCCGGCCGGCAGTTTTACATCGTACATCTTGGCCAACGCGCCGTTGATGTACAACGAATCGGCCAACAGCAATTGCCGGAAGTCGGACTCGCGCGACCAGGCCACATCGTCCAGGAACAACTCCAGGGATGTTCGCAGGTCCGAGACCACTTCGGCGTCGAACTCGGGGAACCGCTTGGAATCTTTGGCGATGTCGATAAAGCGATCGACGTTCAGCCATTGCAGGAAGAACTCGCGCAGCTTCGATCGGGCGCGAATGTCGCCCAGCATCCGCTCGGCCTGCTTGCGCACCGACTCGGCCGTGGTCAGCCATTTCTTATTCGCGGCCTCGGCCAACTGATTGTCGGGCAGCGAGTCCCACAGGGCGTACGACAGCCGGCTGGCCACGTCCCACTGGTCCAATTCGGTCGGGTTCAAATCCAGATACAAGAACTCCGGCGCCATCAAGCTCAACAGCACCGCCCGCTTGACCGAAAGTTCCGGCGGCCGGCCCTCGACGAACTGCTTGTCGATGAAGAACGATTTCTGTTCATCGCTCAACGGGCGGCGGAAGGCCCGCTCGACCCACCGCTGGCAAAACGCGCGCAGCTTCTGGGCGCGGTCCCCCGCGCCGGGTTTCGACTGGGACAGCTCGTCCAGGTTGGCGTCGACAAAGGCCGCCACTTCCAACGCCGCGTCGGTCGCCGCCTGGCTCCAGGCTTCCGACACCGACGTGCCGCGCTCGTAGCCCATGCTCCGGTCATCGGGCGGGAAGGCCGTCTCGAGCACGAACAATTGCGGCTGCCGATGAGGCGTCAGATACCGGGCTGGAATCACTTCCTCGGCGCGGTTCGGCATTTTCCACTTCAAGGTGATCGAAGCGGTCTTGTCCTGCGCCTGTTTCGATTTGCTGAACACCAGCCGCAACGGATAGACGCGGCCTCCCAGCAGTCGAATCGTTTGCTTGTGAAGCGTGTCCTTACCCGACTTGACCCGGGCGTCGACCAATGCCGCGCGGTCGTTGTTCACGTACAGTTCGGCTGCGTTCTCGGTGTCGACGATGAACTCATAATCGCCGGTCTCGGGAGCGTAGACGCCCCCCTGCCAATGAATGCCAAACTCGGCGTGCTTGGCCTTCTCGGCCTTTTCTTTGTCCTCGGCGGCCTTCCGCTCGGCTTCCGCCTTTTTCTTGGCTTCGTCGGCTTTGCGCTTGGCCTCGGCTTGCTTGTCGGCCTCGGCCTTCTGGCGAGCTTCTTCTTTCCGCTTCACCTCGTTGACGGGCTTGGCGTCGGGCTTCTTGT is a genomic window of Planctomycetota bacterium containing:
- a CDS encoding DUF1592 domain-containing protein encodes the protein MKQSSRTLLSECLARLVVAVLVLCAPLAAQAAGKTGEQIYLAQCAKCHGDKGQGVKDQYGKPLAGDRSLAELAAQIAKTMPEDDPGTCVGEDAKLVAEYIYHAFYSPVAQVRNAPVRIELARLTVRQYRNTVADLIGSFRWTGRWDDKHGLQGEYSRTREFWKKEVRAFERLDPVVQFNFGELSPAAEPPKSDAPPAPAKQPEPKKSDKASATRSPFRTVADEKKIADDKKPDAKPVNEVKRKEEARQKAEADKQAEAKRKADEAKKKAEAERKAAEDKEKAEKAKHAEFGIHWQGGVYAPETGDYEFIVDTENAAELYVNNDRAALVDARVKSGKDTLHKQTIRLLGGRVYPLRLVFSKSKQAQDKTASITLKWKMPNRAEEVIPARYLTPHRQPQLFVLETAFPPDDRSMGYERGTSVSEAWSQAATDAALEVAAFVDANLDELSQSKPGAGDRAQKLRAFCQRWVERAFRRPLSDEQKSFFIDKQFVEGRPPELSVKRAVLLSLMAPEFLYLDLNPTELDQWDVASRLSYALWDSLPDNQLAEAANKKWLTTAESVRKQAERMLGDIRARSKLREFFLQWLNVDRFIDIAKDSKRFPEFDAEVVSDLRTSLELFLDDVAWSRESDFRQLLLADSLYINGALAKMYDVKLPAGADFEKVNQSGAQRAGVLTHPYLMAGFAYTSTSSPIHRGVFVARSVLGRSLRPPPEAVAPLAPELHADLTTRQRVILQTKAESCQSCHRMINPLGFAFENYDAIGRFRKVEQGKPVDATGAYQTRGGDMVKFNNVRDLAKYLAASDETHEAFVEQLFHFMIKQPINAFGPTELSKLEKSFHDQKFNIRKLLIEIAAEASLPPPAEKIAKSEK